In Zingiber officinale cultivar Zhangliang chromosome 3B, Zo_v1.1, whole genome shotgun sequence, a single window of DNA contains:
- the LOC121967562 gene encoding protein IQ-DOMAIN 22-like — translation MGRAARWLRGLLRGKKTGVGELPAEHKEKRRWGFGKSFREKERPQMLQQQKRGEPPSPAVSEERKGSHREMRLPYERAVMDEENQSKRAIAVAAATAVVAEAAVAAAQAAAVVVRLTSSGRPAAGIAAGKQEAAAIKIQSAFRGYLARRALRALRGLVKLQALVRGNIVRKQAAETLRCMQALVRVQARARASRAIGSDTSASDKRTRTHAGLPTVDPYEQAVRANGTKSDNPCTLKRSSSKSTRMETVDSDRASAAAWNWLDRWMEERYWDSREAVRKAGSFVSTDDEKNAKILEVDTGKPQHSGHKKHQHQFSNLTPDHNSHSFTTAAESPSKHSSVQHSVPSPASVDIHQCLGSLMFPVEVMDYGESPQFFSASSRHGNARKGPFTPSKSECARSLFSGYSDYPNYMSNTESSKAKVRSQSAPKQRPELEKTGSTKRSSAHGYGQPVEGALAQRSSSLHAKFANKAYPGSGRLDRLGMPLKI, via the exons ATGGGGCGCGCCGCCAGGTGGTTGCGGGGACTTCTCCGCGGGAAGAAGACCGGAGTCGGCGAGCTCCCGGCGGAGCACAAGGAAAAGCGCAGATGGGGGTTCGGCAAGTCCTTCCGGGAGAAGGAGCGGCCGCAGATGCTGCAGCAGCAGAAACGGGGAGAGCCTCCGTCGCCGGCGGTATCCGAGGAACGGAAAGGATCGCACAGGGAGATGCGGCTGCCGTACGAACGGGCGGTAATGGACGAGGAGAATCAGAGCAAGCGGGCGATTGCCGTCGCGGCAGCCACGGCGGTGGTGGCGGAAGCAGCGGTGGCCGCTGCGCAGGCGGCCGCCGTGGTAGTGAGGCTGACCAGCAGCGGACGCCCGGCGGCCGGTATCGCCGCTGGGAAGCAGGAGGCGGCGGCGATCAAGATCCAGTCCGCATTTCGCGGTTATCTG GCAAGAAGGGCGCTGAGAGCGTTGAGGGGGCTGGTGAAGCTTCAGGCATTGGTCAGAGGCAACATTGTTAGGAAACAGGCGGCTGAAACTCTGCGATGCATGCAGGCACTGGTGCGGGTTCAAGCCCGAGCACGGGCATCCCGAGCCATCGGCTCTGACACTAGTGCAAGTGACAAACGCACTCGGACTCATGCC GGCCTTCCAACTGTCGATCCGTATGAACAAGCTGTTCGAGCAAATGGTACCAAATCTGACAATCCTTGCACTCTGAAG AGGAGCTCCTCCAAGTCCACTCGAATGGAAACGGTTGATTCTGACAGAGCAAGCGCTGCCGCGTGGAACTGGCTGGACCGATGGATGGAGGAGAGGTATTGGGACAGCCGAGAAGCTGTCCGGAAGGCAGGAAGCTTCGTGTCGACGGACGATGAGAAAAATGCCAAGATCCTGGAAGTAGACACCGGTAAGCCACAACACTCCGGCCACAAGAAGCATCAGCACCAATTCTCCAACTTAACTCCAGATCACAACAGCCATAGCTTCACCACGGCAGCGGAGTCGCCATCTAAGCACTCCAGCGTCCAACACTCCGTCCCCAGCCCAGCCTCCGTGGACATACACCAATGCCTCGGCTCCTTGATGTTCCCTGTCGAGGTCATGGACTACGGCGAAAGCCCGCAGTTCTTCTCCGCCTCATCTAGGCACGGCAATGCGAGGAAGGGCCCCTTCACTCCTTCAAAGAGCGAGTGCGCGCGGAGCTTGTTCAGTGGTTACTCAGACTACCCGAACTACATGTCAAACACAGAGTCTTCCAAGGCCAAAGTACGGTCACAGAGCGCGCCAAAGCAGCGTCCTGAGCTCGAAAAAACAGGTTCAACCAAGAGGTCATCGGCTCATGGATACGGACAACCCGTGGAAGGGGCATTAGCTCAGAGATCGTCTTCCCTGCATGCCAAGTTCGCAAACAAGGCCTACCCGGGTTCAGGGAGGTTGGATAGGTTAGGCATGCCGTTGAAAATTTGA
- the LOC121967563 gene encoding E3 ubiquitin-protein ligase At4g11680-like: MATTSPLSPGGTGSVDAAPLLSTRNVGNRSRRGRGVLRASRFLRRASSRHMITEPSMMVRETAAEHLEERQSDWAYSKPVVFLDIMWNLAFVGAGAGVLIMSRYETPSMPLRLWIVGYALQCFLHMVCVCIEYRRRQTTQRAVLDEEEEGGNGRRSGSNSPRATGEAVGDEQNDSTNVVKHLESANTMFSFIWWIVGFYWVSVGGQELTRDSPQLYWLCIVFLAFDVFFVVFCVALACVIGIAVCCCLPCIIAILYAVADQEGASEEDICQLPKYKFRRVGDPEKLDEISGPFSGIMIECGSDSPAEHVLSAEDAECCICLSPYEDGAELRELPCSHHFHCGCIDKWLHINAVCPLCKFHIIESNNHGREEV, from the exons ATGGCGACCACGAGCCCTCTGAGCCCCGGAGGCACTGGAAGCGTCGACGCTGCTCCGCTCCTCAGCACCCGGAATGTTGGTAACCGCTCCAGAAGGGGCCGGGGTGTCCTCCGAGCCTCTCGGTTCCTCCGCCGGGCGAGCAGCCGGCATATGATAACGGAACCATCGATGATGGTGCGGGAGACGGCAGCGGAGCATCTGGAGGAGAGGCAGAGCGACTGGGCCTACTCCAAGCCCGTGGTGTTCCTCGATATCATGTGGAACCTGGCATTTGTGGGCGCGGGTGCTGGGGTTCTGATCATGAGCCGGTACGAGACACCGTCGATGCCTCTTCGGTTGTGGATAGTCGGGTATGCGCTACAGTGCTTTCTGCATATGGTCTGTGTTTGTATTGAGTACCGACGTAGGCAGACGACCCAGAGGGCTGTTctggatgaggaagaagaaggggggAATGGAAGGAGATCCGGATCAAATTCACCGAGGGCGACAGGAGAAGCTGTGGGGGATGAGCAGAACGATAGCACTAA TGTGGTGAAACACTTGGAGTCTGCAAACACTATGTTCTCATTCATATGGTGGATTGTTGGTTTTTACTGGGTATCTGTTGGAGGCCAAGAGCTGACCCGTGATTCTCCCCAACTTTACTG GTTGTGCATAGTTTTTCTGGCATTTGATGTATTCTTTGTTGTTTTCTGTGTTGCTTTGGCGTGTGTAATTGGTATAGCTGTTTGTTGTTGTCTGCCTTGTATCATAGCAATTTTGTATGCTGTTGCTGATCAG GAAGGAGCATCTGAAGAAGATATATGCCAACTACCAAAATACAAATTTCGGAGGGTTGGAGATCCTGAAAAACTTGATGAGATATCAGGGCCTTTTAGTGGAATCATGATCGAGTGTGGAAGTGATTCACCTGCAGAGCATGTCCTTTCAGCAGAGGATGCT GAATGCTGCATTTGCCTCTCACCTTATGAAGATGGCGCGGAGCTACGTGAACTTCCATGCAGCCACCATTTTCATTGTGGTTGCATAGATAAATGGCTGCACATAAATGCCGTTTGCCCCCTCTGCAAGTTTCACATTATAGAGTCTAACAACCACGGAAGGGAGGAGGTTTAG